From a region of the Desulfonatronovibrio hydrogenovorans DSM 9292 genome:
- a CDS encoding glycosyltransferase family 4 protein yields the protein MKSKEISILMFDAAYPPPILGGKEKQAHLLAKELSRQGVDCKALSYKHSGNSSEDHEGILVDRVSPGIWAVPNLFLRLVALRRKFKILHIHTPSRIGKIMVLLGFLLGYRIVFKFPNEHLLNSKHFIDRTVWTMLCWLVDLCVVLEEDTKNKLIDKGVNKKNIFFVANGVEMSQCKGISESKKQIELIYVGRLVPQKACDQLIKACKILRKKNINFSLKIIGDGPLKNEMVHLVYDLNLGEQVYFVGYSNNPLAYMERSDILVLPSLHEGMPNALLEAISIGLPIVSTDVGAVRKQVGSFGEQFLCKPDDPECLAEKIYLLAGDPFLRKEYSKYLYKRGGEMFSIQAIAKQYIEKYKKL from the coding sequence ATGAAATCCAAAGAAATATCAATATTAATGTTCGACGCCGCCTATCCTCCACCAATACTTGGAGGCAAAGAGAAACAGGCTCATTTGCTTGCTAAAGAATTGTCAAGGCAGGGTGTTGATTGCAAGGCACTTTCATATAAACATAGTGGCAACTCATCTGAAGACCATGAAGGTATCTTAGTAGACAGAGTATCCCCTGGTATTTGGGCTGTTCCGAATTTATTCTTGAGGCTGGTAGCCCTTCGCCGAAAATTCAAAATCCTGCATATCCATACGCCAAGCAGAATAGGAAAAATAATGGTTTTGCTCGGATTTTTATTAGGTTACCGTATTGTTTTCAAATTTCCAAATGAACATCTCCTAAACAGCAAGCATTTCATCGACAGAACAGTGTGGACAATGCTGTGCTGGTTGGTTGACCTGTGTGTGGTTCTTGAAGAAGACACAAAAAATAAGCTTATAGACAAAGGTGTTAACAAGAAGAATATCTTTTTTGTTGCTAATGGTGTTGAGATGTCGCAATGTAAGGGTATTTCTGAAAGCAAAAAGCAGATAGAATTGATTTATGTAGGTCGGCTTGTGCCTCAGAAAGCTTGCGACCAACTGATCAAGGCTTGTAAGATATTGCGGAAGAAAAATATAAATTTTTCACTCAAGATTATTGGTGATGGACCGCTGAAAAATGAGATGGTCCACTTGGTTTATGATTTAAATTTGGGGGAACAGGTTTATTTTGTTGGTTACAGCAACAATCCGCTTGCATATATGGAAAGGAGTGACATTTTGGTACTTCCTTCGTTGCATGAAGGCATGCCCAACGCCCTTCTTGAGGCAATATCCATAGGCTTGCCTATTGTATCCACTGATGTGGGCGCAGTTAGAAAGCAGGTCGGATCTTTCGGTGAACAGTTTTTGTGCAAGCCTGATGATCCGGAATGTCTGGCTGAAAAAATTTATCTCTTAGCTGGTGACCCTTTTTTAAGGAAGGAATATAGCAAGTATCTGTACAAACGGGGGGGGGAAATGTTTTCCATACAAGCTATTGCCAAACAATACATAGAAAAATACAAGAAGCTTTAA
- a CDS encoding glycosyltransferase, with the protein MKILFNCTTNIVGGGIQTAANFIAQAVETCDFSWSIAFSPEVYGQLNHITVSKLKEYRVFEDSPAKSLKARKELKKFESKICPDIVYTMSGPAYVKFDSLHVLGCSNGFVSHAGLEAFFCDGFFSGFKSIAHVVYQSLSFRKADYWIFQTRSSCEGFVRRLRVQREKTFVVPNALGKSFNRDQMYRMPSYKKSNPVILIPAAPYPHKNLSIIPEVAYRLVNEFSLDDFEFRLTLNENSYAWQKIKDKAEKLKLNNKIKNIGPFKVSQASDLYRQARVIFLPTLLETFSATYIEAMFSGRPIVTSNRNFARDICQEDAFYVDPNDPSSCANKLVLCLQADPSVDNIVLNGFKRVKSFPDLKQRYSMIRDILKKIHEKSVH; encoded by the coding sequence ATGAAAATTCTCTTTAACTGCACAACAAATATAGTCGGAGGAGGAATCCAGACTGCGGCCAACTTCATTGCCCAGGCTGTTGAGACATGCGATTTTAGCTGGTCAATAGCGTTCTCTCCTGAGGTTTATGGCCAATTAAACCACATAACTGTATCTAAATTAAAAGAGTATCGTGTCTTTGAAGATTCACCCGCCAAGTCCTTGAAAGCAAGAAAAGAACTTAAAAAGTTTGAAAGTAAAATATGTCCGGATATTGTTTATACCATGTCAGGTCCAGCATACGTTAAGTTTGATTCTTTGCATGTTCTGGGTTGTAGCAATGGATTTGTTTCTCATGCTGGATTGGAAGCCTTTTTTTGTGATGGTTTTTTTTCAGGCTTTAAAAGTATTGCTCATGTAGTATACCAGTCATTATCATTCAGGAAAGCTGACTACTGGATATTTCAAACCCGCTCTTCCTGTGAGGGGTTTGTTAGAAGACTGCGCGTTCAAAGAGAAAAAACTTTTGTTGTCCCCAACGCTTTAGGAAAGTCATTCAATAGAGATCAAATGTACAGAATGCCCAGCTATAAAAAGTCCAATCCTGTAATTCTGATCCCTGCAGCCCCTTATCCCCATAAAAATCTGAGCATAATTCCAGAAGTGGCATATAGGTTAGTTAATGAGTTTAGTCTTGATGACTTTGAATTCAGATTGACTTTAAATGAAAATAGTTATGCTTGGCAGAAAATAAAAGATAAAGCAGAAAAATTAAAACTGAATAACAAAATTAAGAATATTGGACCATTTAAGGTATCTCAAGCTTCTGATTTATATAGGCAGGCAAGAGTGATATTTTTACCCACCCTTTTAGAAACCTTCTCAGCTACATATATTGAAGCTATGTTTTCAGGAAGGCCAATTGTAACTTCTAACCGTAATTTTGCAAGGGATATTTGCCAAGAAGATGCTTTTTATGTGGACCCTAATGATCCTTCGTCCTGTGCGAACAAGCTTGTTTTGTGTCTGCAGGCAGATCCAAGTGTCGATAATATAGTTCTAAATGGTTTTAAAAGAGTTAAATCCTTTCCCGATTTAAAGCAAAGATACTCTATGATTCGTGATATTTTGAAAAAAATTCATGAAAAGAGTGTGCACTAA
- a CDS encoding Gfo/Idh/MocA family oxidoreductase, giving the protein MNTPILTSWRAPKTELSIRITRWLYTAPVQEQYIEHPRSLWLLWNYLKKVGARSVIQKLRSRFSENKRNQKIFGVGVGLILESPSSSNLVSGNHVLFFAPNHPSDTDILCIHEAFVVAVSLASDQSLPSTENSLGSCELPDLLLQYVGWSPYSGLEIDVENIQKTLLMLEQKCSSALKKENCKSIGNLQITEQINVDTPTKGKPTAVLFGLGNYAKTAIIPNIRSHISLQRVHEIDPDQLAFFGKKPKVSLDTAPHPRIGLTFDAWFIAGFHHTHTDLAIAALRQSAYAVIEKPLATTRLQYEKFSNVMTQLSKARFFLCFHKRYSELHSYAMHDLDSTPGDPVDMHCIVYEIPLPRLHWYNWPNSGSRLVSNGCHWLDYFMYVNGYSNAIDYRVWRPRGSDISVQVRLENGAYLSMSLTDTGSQRLGVRDHIELRKGGVTVKMVDGAYYEAESRTRVLRKKKVNPLNSYAQMYRHIGKSIATGADGDSLESLRSSELTLILEDLIT; this is encoded by the coding sequence ATGAACACACCAATACTTACGAGTTGGCGAGCACCCAAGACGGAATTAAGCATTCGGATAACGAGATGGTTATATACAGCTCCTGTACAGGAACAATATATTGAGCATCCACGAAGTCTGTGGTTACTCTGGAATTATCTAAAAAAAGTAGGGGCTCGTTCAGTAATCCAGAAACTCCGCTCTCGTTTTTCTGAAAATAAAAGAAATCAAAAGATTTTCGGGGTAGGTGTTGGCTTAATTTTGGAGTCACCTTCTTCATCAAATCTCGTTTCTGGAAATCATGTTCTTTTTTTTGCACCAAATCATCCTTCTGATACTGATATTCTCTGTATACATGAAGCGTTTGTTGTTGCGGTGAGCTTGGCATCTGACCAGAGCCTCCCATCTACAGAGAACTCACTTGGTTCTTGCGAGCTTCCTGATTTACTGTTGCAATATGTAGGGTGGTCTCCTTATTCTGGCCTTGAGATTGATGTTGAGAATATTCAGAAGACGCTTTTAATGCTTGAGCAGAAGTGTTCGTCAGCACTGAAAAAAGAAAATTGTAAATCTATTGGAAATTTGCAGATCACTGAGCAAATTAATGTGGACACACCAACCAAAGGTAAGCCTACAGCCGTACTCTTTGGCTTGGGAAACTATGCCAAGACCGCTATTATTCCCAATATTCGCTCTCACATTTCGTTGCAACGGGTTCATGAGATAGATCCGGATCAACTGGCTTTTTTTGGGAAAAAACCAAAAGTGAGCTTGGATACAGCACCACATCCAAGAATAGGTTTGACATTTGATGCCTGGTTTATCGCCGGATTTCACCACACTCATACAGATTTGGCCATTGCGGCTTTACGCCAATCAGCCTATGCGGTCATAGAAAAGCCCCTGGCCACAACGCGTTTGCAATATGAAAAATTTTCCAATGTTATGACTCAACTATCAAAGGCCCGTTTTTTCCTGTGCTTCCACAAGCGTTATTCCGAGCTGCACAGTTATGCAATGCATGACTTGGACAGTACTCCTGGTGATCCGGTGGATATGCATTGCATTGTCTACGAGATCCCGTTGCCTCGCCTGCACTGGTACAACTGGCCAAACAGTGGAAGTCGTTTGGTGTCCAATGGTTGTCATTGGCTTGATTATTTCATGTATGTAAATGGTTATTCCAACGCGATAGATTATCGTGTCTGGCGGCCACGCGGTTCAGACATTTCTGTTCAGGTCCGTCTTGAAAACGGTGCTTACCTATCTATGAGCTTGACAGACACTGGGAGTCAACGTCTTGGCGTCCGAGACCACATCGAGCTGCGCAAAGGAGGAGTGACCGTAAAAATGGTTGATGGAGCATATTACGAGGCGGAAAGTCGCACACGAGTTTTGAGGAAGAAAAAGGTTAACCCCTTAAACTCTTATGCTCAAATGTATAGGCATATTGGAAAGTCTATTGCTACTGGAGCTGACGGAGATAGTCTGGAAAGCCTTCGTTCATC
- a CDS encoding glycosyltransferase has protein sequence MEHEAVAPTLVKYNLFFLPTRGENYGHAIFESLAVGTPVLISDQTPWRDLDDAGVGWVRQLEKIQEFIDVIEHVYSQTKNEHIEQRNLAKQYALSMILSGEALKQNKLLFDALYQQKKSVGVSHSSCAE, from the coding sequence ATTGAGCATGAAGCTGTTGCACCAACCTTAGTCAAGTATAACCTTTTCTTTCTGCCTACCCGGGGCGAGAATTACGGTCATGCCATTTTTGAGTCTTTGGCGGTTGGCACGCCTGTCTTGATCAGCGACCAGACACCCTGGCGTGATCTGGACGATGCTGGTGTGGGATGGGTCAGGCAACTTGAGAAAATACAAGAATTTATTGATGTTATTGAGCATGTCTATTCTCAAACAAAAAATGAACATATTGAACAAAGAAACCTGGCAAAACAATATGCTCTCTCCATGATTTTATCTGGGGAAGCTCTGAAGCAAAACAAACTGTTGTTTGATGCATTATATCAACAGAAAAAATCAGTTGGAGTCAGCCATTCGTCATGTGCGGAATAA